The following proteins are co-located in the Bacteroidales bacterium genome:
- a CDS encoding Na/Pi cotransporter family protein — protein MNYILDILSLIGIVGLFLFSMKLMSESLQKIAGNGMRNIIKYIASSRFKAVMSGIILTALIQASAVVTVMTVSFVNAGMLSLTESIGIIMGANIGTTIKGWLISMVGLNTDMGVIALPILGLTFPFLFSKSNTKRNWSGFAVGLALLFISLDFLKMFFVGMKENTAIFEFLSGLTSYGTGSILIFVFVGLIISALVQSSSAAFAVTIVLCSEGWIPFELGAAMILGENIGTTITANIAAIVANAKAKRAALSHTLFNVIGVIWAVIIFHWLLKGIEWATIEIQGTSPYENNNAIPVAFTVLHSAFNIINTILLVGFIPGLVKLTEWIIPVRKTEDETTKLKYIQSQFSSSEMQFMEAKKEIASFARRGKKLFALLPSLILEKDEKEYEKIFQKIKEQEDMMDKMEDEINDYLNIIYSGELSEKGLKKVKSMQRIAKELESIGDTVYHMAKSINRKNKEKVWFNQYQRDNIKNMYDLLFKACDVMIENLDSDYDSVAIDKAQMLELQINKLRKDLLKENFEKIDEEYNTKSTVVYFDLIGSSEKMADHIFNINQAIAGLK, from the coding sequence ATGAATTATATCCTGGATATATTGTCACTTATTGGAATAGTTGGATTATTCCTTTTCAGCATGAAACTGATGAGTGAGAGCTTGCAAAAAATTGCAGGTAATGGGATGAGGAATATTATCAAATATATTGCTTCATCACGTTTTAAAGCTGTAATGTCAGGAATAATACTTACCGCATTAATACAGGCTTCAGCAGTTGTAACAGTAATGACCGTAAGTTTTGTTAATGCAGGCATGTTGTCACTTACTGAATCGATAGGGATTATAATGGGTGCTAACATTGGGACAACAATAAAAGGATGGCTTATTTCAATGGTTGGATTAAATACAGATATGGGTGTAATTGCTTTACCGATTTTAGGATTAACTTTTCCATTTCTTTTTTCAAAGAGCAACACAAAAAGAAACTGGAGTGGATTTGCAGTAGGATTGGCGCTGCTTTTCATAAGTCTCGATTTTTTGAAAATGTTTTTCGTGGGCATGAAAGAAAACACAGCGATTTTTGAATTTTTATCAGGGCTGACAAGTTATGGCACTGGTTCAATATTAATTTTTGTTTTTGTGGGGCTTATTATTTCTGCTCTTGTACAATCGTCGAGTGCTGCTTTTGCAGTAACCATAGTGTTATGTAGCGAAGGTTGGATACCTTTTGAATTGGGCGCTGCAATGATTTTAGGTGAAAACATCGGAACAACAATTACGGCTAATATTGCAGCAATAGTAGCCAATGCAAAAGCAAAACGAGCAGCATTATCGCATACTTTGTTTAATGTTATTGGTGTGATATGGGCTGTTATTATTTTTCATTGGCTATTAAAAGGCATAGAATGGGCAACAATAGAAATACAGGGAACATCGCCTTACGAAAACAATAATGCCATTCCTGTTGCATTTACTGTTCTTCATTCGGCGTTCAATATAATTAATACAATTCTATTGGTAGGATTCATTCCCGGGCTTGTTAAGCTTACTGAATGGATTATTCCTGTGAGAAAAACAGAGGATGAAACTACAAAATTGAAATACATCCAATCACAATTTTCTTCTTCTGAAATGCAATTCATGGAAGCCAAAAAAGAAATTGCATCTTTTGCCCGTCGTGGGAAAAAGCTTTTCGCGCTTCTTCCATCACTAATTCTTGAAAAAGATGAAAAAGAATATGAAAAGATTTTTCAAAAAATAAAAGAACAGGAAGATATGATGGATAAAATGGAAGATGAGATAAATGATTATTTGAATATTATTTATTCGGGAGAATTGAGTGAGAAAGGATTGAAAAAAGTTAAATCAATGCAGCGTATAGCTAAAGAGTTGGAGAGTATTGGCGATACGGTTTATCATATGGCTAAAAGTATAAATCGGAAAAACAAGGAAAAAGTTTGGTTCAATCAATACCAGCGCGATAATATTAAAAATATGTATGACCTTTTATTTAAGGCTTGCGATGTGATGATTGAAAATCTTGATAGTGATTACGACAGTGTTGCTATTGACAAAGCGCAAATGCTCGAACTTCAAATCAATAAGTTGCGTAAAGATTTATTGAAAGAAAATTTTGAAAAAATTGATGAAGAATATAATACTAAAAGTACAGTAGTATACTTTGATCTGATAGGTTCTTCCGAAAAAATGGCAGACCATATTTTTAATATAAACCAGGCTATTGCAGGGTTGAAATAA
- a CDS encoding GxxExxY protein produces the protein MKENEITEKIIGCAIKVHSNLGPGLLESAYKECLFYELIKSGLVVEKEKPLPLIYEEIKMECGYRIDLLVENSVVIEIKSVDAINDIHVAQVLTYLKLSKCRIGLLINFNVVKLKDGIKRLIHGY, from the coding sequence ATGAAAGAAAATGAAATAACGGAAAAGATTATTGGGTGTGCAATTAAAGTTCATAGCAATCTTGGTCCTGGTTTACTTGAGTCTGCTTATAAAGAGTGTTTATTTTATGAACTTATTAAATCAGGATTAGTTGTAGAAAAAGAAAAACCACTTCCTTTAATTTATGAAGAAATAAAAATGGAATGCGGTTATAGGATTGACTTACTTGTTGAAAATAGCGTGGTTATTGAAATAAAATCAGTTGATGCAATAAATGATATTCATGTTGCACAAGTTTTGACATATTTGAAGTTATCTAAATGCAGAATTGGTTTGCTAATAAATTTTAATGTAGTTAAATTAAAAGATGGTATCAAACGATTAATACATGGATACTAA
- a CDS encoding acyltransferase: MNNKEEIFKINTEEEFNRISLEVFKYQFEINKVYQRFAKCFIQNSDDVKNYFDIPFLPIEFFKKEKIICTDTLPEIVFRSSGTSGIGESCHYVSDLSVYKTSAVKGFEMIYGSLNDYTILALLPSYLERSNSSLVWMIEHFISLSDYKNDCGFFLDDHNTLIKKIKILKDLPSRKVLLLGVSYALLDLAEKINFSLENIIVMETGGMKGKRKEMVREELHEILCEKIGIAAVHSEYGMTEMLSQAYSQGNGKFKCPPWMKILIRETNDPLTFATTGKTGGINIIDLANINSCSFIATQDLGKLHNDETFEVLGRFDSSDVRGCNLMVN; encoded by the coding sequence TTGAATAATAAAGAAGAAATATTTAAAATTAATACAGAAGAAGAATTCAATCGTATTTCTTTAGAAGTTTTTAAATATCAATTTGAGATAAATAAGGTATATCAAAGATTTGCTAAATGTTTTATACAAAACAGCGATGATGTAAAAAATTATTTTGACATCCCATTTCTCCCTATTGAATTTTTTAAAAAAGAAAAAATTATTTGCACTGATACTTTGCCGGAGATTGTTTTCAGGAGCAGCGGTACATCGGGTATTGGTGAAAGCTGTCATTATGTTTCCGATTTATCAGTTTATAAAACAAGCGCTGTTAAAGGATTTGAAATGATTTATGGTTCTTTAAACGACTACACCATACTTGCATTACTTCCCTCGTACCTTGAACGCAGCAATTCATCACTGGTGTGGATGATTGAACATTTTATTTCATTAAGTGATTACAAAAACGATTGCGGTTTTTTCCTGGATGATCATAATACATTAATAAAAAAAATAAAAATATTAAAAGATTTACCTTCGCGAAAGGTACTGCTATTGGGCGTTTCTTACGCGTTGCTTGATTTAGCTGAAAAAATAAATTTCTCTTTAGAAAATATTATTGTGATGGAAACCGGTGGTATGAAAGGAAAGCGCAAAGAAATGGTTCGTGAAGAATTACATGAAATACTTTGTGAAAAGATAGGAATTGCTGCTGTTCATTCGGAATATGGCATGACAGAAATGCTCTCGCAGGCTTATTCACAGGGAAATGGAAAATTCAAATGTCCTCCGTGGATGAAAATTCTTATACGAGAAACCAACGATCCGCTTACATTTGCAACTACAGGAAAAACGGGTGGCATAAATATTATTGACCTTGCAAATATTAATTCCTGTTCGTTTATTGCAACACAGGATTTAGGGAAACTCCATAATGATGAAACGTTCGAGGTACTTGGAAGGTTTGACAGCAGCGATGTTCGCGGTTGTAACCTGATGGTAAATTAA
- a CDS encoding TylF/MycF/NovP-related O-methyltransferase has product MNVLYSQVFQYIAWILIAVVVIIMIRYFWLSIYEKSYYPEQWSYFLKKNKVPETLVQLEKAYDDKIRFYNFWFQVERLKNENIKGSFAELGVYKGETAKIIHEMDKSRKLFLFDTFEGFKKEDLKNETGEAATYSTKNFADTHEKKVLEYINGDSHIIIKKGHFPGTTEGLEKEVYAFVNIDADLYNSIKEGCNYFYPRLSPGGVMIIHDYNHKWEGAMKAVNEFVKNIPENLIEIADMHGSVMIIKNKKLA; this is encoded by the coding sequence ATGAATGTTCTGTATAGCCAGGTTTTTCAGTACATTGCATGGATACTTATTGCTGTAGTTGTTATAATAATGATTCGTTATTTCTGGCTTTCTATTTATGAAAAATCATATTATCCTGAACAGTGGTCATACTTTTTGAAAAAAAATAAAGTTCCCGAAACTCTTGTTCAGCTTGAGAAAGCGTATGATGACAAGATACGGTTTTATAATTTCTGGTTCCAGGTTGAACGGTTAAAAAATGAAAACATAAAAGGTTCATTTGCGGAATTAGGAGTTTACAAAGGTGAAACAGCGAAGATCATTCATGAAATGGATAAGTCGCGAAAACTGTTTCTTTTCGATACTTTTGAAGGATTTAAAAAAGAAGATTTGAAAAATGAAACGGGTGAGGCAGCAACATATTCCACAAAAAATTTTGCTGATACTCATGAAAAAAAAGTTCTGGAATATATAAACGGCGACAGCCATATTATCATTAAAAAAGGTCATTTTCCTGGTACTACAGAGGGGTTGGAAAAAGAGGTTTATGCTTTTGTAAATATTGATGCCGATCTATATAATTCAATAAAAGAAGGCTGCAATTATTTTTATCCTCGTTTATCTCCCGGTGGAGTTATGATCATTCATGATTATAATCACAAGTGGGAAGGTGCTATGAAAGCAGTAAATGAATTTGTAAAAAATATCCCTGAGAACTTAATTGAAATTGCCGATATGCATGGCTCGGTGATGATAATTAAAAATAAAAAATTAGCTTAA
- a CDS encoding septal ring lytic transglycosylase RlpA family protein — protein MTLNKRKALFIFIFILFCFIANAQKIEQTGHATYYHHAFQGHKTSSGEIFDNKKYTAAHATLPLQTLVKITNLYNNKYVIVKINDRCPKYSNRIIDLSQAAAKKIDMIASGIAKIKLEVITESDLNYITPYTENILQNISPDSISVKCNIVLKKFNLRPFENYIFGNIITAQIRMLQLKNKYKEKQKWFVINSLYLLRFQKSLS, from the coding sequence ATGACTCTGAATAAGAGAAAAGCGTTATTTATTTTCATTTTTATTTTATTTTGTTTTATTGCGAATGCCCAAAAAATAGAGCAAACGGGGCATGCTACATATTATCATCACGCTTTCCAGGGACACAAAACTTCAAGTGGTGAAATCTTTGATAATAAAAAATACACAGCAGCCCATGCTACTTTGCCTCTTCAAACACTGGTAAAAATCACCAATCTTTACAATAATAAATATGTGATTGTAAAAATTAATGACCGCTGTCCGAAATACAGCAACCGCATTATCGATCTTTCGCAGGCAGCAGCCAAAAAAATTGATATGATTGCGTCGGGCATTGCTAAAATAAAATTAGAAGTGATCACCGAAAGTGATTTAAATTACATTACTCCTTATACTGAAAATATTTTACAGAATATTTCGCCCGACAGTATTTCTGTTAAATGTAATATCGTTTTAAAAAAATTCAATTTACGACCTTTTGAAAATTATATTTTTGGAAATATAATTACTGCACAGATAAGAATGTTGCAGCTAAAAAATAAATACAAGGAAAAACAAAAATGGTTTGTTATTAATAGCTTGTATTTACTAAGGTTTCAGAAATCCTTAAGCTAA
- the pepT gene encoding peptidase T, which translates to MKKEVFERFLKYIKIDTQSDDNSQTYPSTSKQFDLAKILQNELQEMGLKDVSLDEHCYLMATLPANTTKKIPVIGFIAHMDTSPDMPGVNVNPQILQNFDGKDIVLNQTKNIVLSTKEFPELLEYIGQTLITTDGNTLLGADDKAGIAEIMTAVKFLIDHPEIKHGTIKIGFTPDEEIGRGVDKFDVEKFNAEFAYTMDGGGIGELEYENFNAAHAKVIFNGRNIHPGYAKDKMINAMILAMEFNAMLPVNERPEFTQDYEGFYHLIKMEGSVENASIQYIIRDHDRKKFEAKKVFIKQTVDYMNAKYRENTVVLEIKDQYYNMREQVEKTFHIVETAKKAMEEIGIVPKVVPIRGGTDGARLSFMGLPCPNIFAGGHNFHGKMEYVPVESMEKAVQVILKIIALYSK; encoded by the coding sequence ATGAAAAAAGAAGTTTTTGAAAGATTTTTGAAATACATAAAAATCGATACACAGTCTGATGATAACTCACAGACTTATCCAAGCACATCAAAACAATTTGATCTTGCAAAGATATTACAAAACGAACTTCAGGAAATGGGGCTGAAAGATGTTTCACTCGATGAACATTGTTACCTGATGGCTACACTTCCTGCTAACACTACTAAGAAAATCCCTGTAATAGGTTTCATTGCTCACATGGACACAAGCCCTGATATGCCCGGTGTTAACGTGAATCCGCAGATCCTTCAAAATTTCGATGGTAAAGATATTGTTTTGAATCAAACAAAAAATATTGTTCTTTCCACTAAAGAATTTCCTGAATTATTAGAATACATAGGACAAACACTAATAACTACTGATGGAAATACATTACTTGGCGCCGATGATAAAGCAGGAATTGCTGAAATAATGACTGCCGTAAAATTTTTAATTGACCATCCTGAAATAAAACACGGAACAATAAAAATTGGGTTTACTCCTGATGAAGAAATAGGTCGCGGCGTTGATAAATTCGATGTGGAAAAATTCAATGCAGAATTTGCTTATACCATGGATGGCGGCGGTATTGGGGAACTTGAATATGAAAATTTCAATGCCGCTCATGCTAAAGTTATTTTCAACGGAAGAAACATTCATCCCGGGTATGCTAAGGATAAAATGATAAATGCAATGATTCTCGCCATGGAATTCAACGCCATGTTACCTGTTAATGAAAGACCTGAATTCACACAGGATTATGAAGGATTTTATCATCTGATAAAAATGGAAGGCAGTGTTGAAAATGCCAGCATCCAATATATCATCCGCGATCATGACCGTAAAAAATTTGAAGCTAAAAAAGTTTTCATCAAACAAACGGTCGATTACATGAACGCCAAATACCGCGAAAATACAGTCGTTCTTGAAATAAAAGATCAATATTACAACATGCGTGAACAAGTTGAAAAAACATTTCACATTGTTGAAACCGCAAAAAAAGCAATGGAAGAAATTGGCATTGTTCCGAAAGTTGTTCCTATCCGCGGAGGAACCGATGGCGCAAGACTTTCATTCATGGGACTTCCCTGCCCCAACATATTTGCAGGCGGACATAACTTCCACGGTAAAATGGAATATGTTCCTGTGGAAAGCATGGAAAAGGCAGTCCAGGTTATTTTGAAAATTATTGCATTGTATTCGAAATAA